In a single window of the Colius striatus isolate bColStr4 chromosome 21, bColStr4.1.hap1, whole genome shotgun sequence genome:
- the LOC133627506 gene encoding fas-binding factor 1 homolog: MPRPRRPQGKGCIPVLLSVIQPPPQEPHSRQLPCRTQPVQTALGSRCPGSAPRKEPQLRRRRLRRRIPPETPAPWPLQPYCQESRRCRALSHLLRFPRPGHVSRLPHSCRQSPQAWACCMRGGRGMALPSSVQMLEVERTQQRLLLESLQQQHQKNLDLLESPYRRQMKVLEESHGRQEERLRQELEQLRAQLLSQSQDAEQAQAELRAQHQQQLAALEQQHTLEVKRLQELQRTSIQELRQDYDEQLRRLQRLKDQEVDAVTSATSHTRSLNGVIERMEKFSSDLHELWHKVEAKHHSTSQELATWAQQLRVLQDRMLQQQKDMEEEQRRHQDVIAKVEARLSEQCQQLEQERCRALAEQCQVGSLQRSLEERQQVLSQQLSKERAELERAKSTFLAEQQLVVQKCSEEYQKLATEWAELRAQQQQSRELAELKAKEEQLEKARELQDKAWQKLRLEKERVKVAAQRVRQQEEKVQSRAKLSSQKDKRGQRVLQKACRGECEHPRRLQAMQQRLKQLRQQEQHLQEEWLSTALKRRQLEERCEELPNNPMMLLTADQDLGAPVNGLSSTLFPLTTAAPQSWGLVAEPPAPVRVLPQHSPGAGRDTLATASGTELIDATLLLLKFRAQQDHDFLENEEFYLESLTKSSYHTSARSRGWWSAHLTPAKLQPRLHQLVTKKPKLS; the protein is encoded by the exons ATGCCGAGGCCTCGGAGGCcccaggggaaaggctgcaTCCCCGTCCTGCTGTCAG TCATCCAGCCGCCTCCACAGGAGccccacagcaggcagctgccctgcaggacacagccagTGCAGACAGCTCTGG GCAGCCGGTGCCCTGGCTCAGCACCACGAAAGGAGCCTCAGCTCAGGCGTCGGAGGCTGAGAAGGAGGATCCCTCCGGAGACACCAGCGCCCTGG CCTCTACAGCCTTATtgccaggagagcaggaggtgcAGGGCCCTGTCCCACTTGCTCAG gttCCCACGCCCAGGACACGTCTCcaggctgccccacagctgcag GCAGAGTCCTCAGGCCTGGGCTTGCTGCATGAGAGGAGGCCGGGGCATGGCACTGCCCAGCTCT GTCCAGATGCTGGAGGTGGAGCGGACGCAGCAGAGGCTGTTGCTGGAgagtctccagcagcagcaccagaagAACCTGGATCTTCTCGAGAGCCCCTACAG GCGGCAAATGAAGGTGTTGGAGGAGAGCCACGGGcggcaggaggagaggctgcggcaggagctggagcagctgagggctcaGCTGCTGTCGCAGAGCCAGGACGCGGAGCAGGCGCAGGCAGAGCTGcgggcacagcaccagcagcagctggcagcactggagcagcagcacacgctggagGTGAAGCGGCTGCAAGAGCTGCAGAG GACGTCCATCCAGGAGCTGCGCCAGGACTACGACGAGCAGCTGCGGCGGCTGCAGCGACTGAAGGATCAGGAGGTGGATGCGGTGACCAGTGCCACGTCACACACCAG GTCTCTGAACGGCGTCATCGAGCGGATGGAGAAGTTCTCCAGTGATCTGCACGAGCTCTGGCACAAGGTGGAGGCCAAGCACCACAGCACCTCCCAGGAGCTGGCCACGtgggcacagcagctcaggg TGCTCCAAGACAGGatgttgcagcagcagaaggacatggaggaggAACAGAGACGACACCAGGACGTGATTGCTAAAGTGGAGGCCAGGCTGAGCGAGCAGtgtcagcagctggagcag GAGCGCTGCAGGGCGCTGGCGGAGCAGTGCCAAGTGGGATCTCTGCAGCGCTCGCTGGAGGAGCGGCAGCAAGtcctgagccagcagctctccaaggagcgagcagagctggagagggcCAAG AGCACTTTTCTGGCGGAGCAGCAGTTGGTGGTGCAGAAGTGCTCAGAGGAGTACCAGAAGCTGGCGACTGAGTGGGCTGAACTtcgtgcccagcagcagcagagcagg gagctggcagagctgaaagccaaggaggagcagctggagaaggccagagagctgcaggatAAGGCCTGGCagaagctgaggctggagaaggagagggtgaaggTGGCTGCGCAGCGCGTCCggcagcaggaagagaaggtgcagagcagggccaag CTCTCATCCCAGAAGGACAAGAGGGGGCAGCGAGTGCTGCAGAAGGCTTGCAGGGGGGAGTGTGAGCACCCAAGGAGGCTGCAGGCCATGCAGCAGCGCttgaagcagctgaggcagcaggaaCAGCACCTGCAGGAG gagtgGCTGAGCACGGCTCTGAAGAGGAGGCAGCTAGAAGAgcgatgtgaggagctgcccaaCAACCCCATGATGCTGCTGACTGCAGACCAGGACCTCGGTGCTCCTGTGAACGGCCTCTCCAGCACACTGT TTCCCCTGACAACAGCGGCACCACAGAGCTGGGGTCTTGTTGCAGAGCCTCCAGCTCCTGTCAGGGtgctccctcagcacagccctggggctggcagggacacCCTGGCCACAGCCAGCGGCACCGAGCTCATTGAcgccacgctgctgctgctgaagttcagGGCCCAGCAG GACCATGATTTCTTAGAGAATGAGGAGTTCTACCTGGAGAGTCTGACAAAATCATCCTATCACACGTCAGCTCGGTCACGAGGATGGTGGTCAGCACATCTCACACCAGCAAAACTGCAGCCACGTCTCCACCAACTGGTGACAAAGAAACCCAAGCTTTCTTAG